A portion of the Deinococcus sedimenti genome contains these proteins:
- a CDS encoding EAL domain-containing protein → MSEQFPMPPPHYLDVISDGYLALDHEWRYLYVNPAALNVLGRRAQELLGQVIWEVYPDTVERFGPLYRRAMHEGVEVQCEEYYPPLDLWTQLRIFPTPEGIGVLFRDVTEQKRAKQYHDNLLALNALLNAAATPDEVAHAILHSARSDWGQYGGVIALTDAAGQTLSLTHHLGYEAPLTQRWATFSTNLDLPMAHVQRTGEPLFLTAEEAHERFADLRARTGFHSLTCLPLQVNGGPVLGVLAFSYEQPRRFDQPERTFLTTLATHCAQAISRARLYEQARRNELRYRLLTEATSAFTWTSNADLWITEPQPTWSAYTGQTDEQTLGDGWLNAIHPADRPDLHRQMIEGQRQGGPFRLHARVRRADGAYRAIVSNVIPLPSPAHGGPVLMGVVQDVTEEQERAQVLAERHRLIEVLAHDTQPATLANRIIQETAGLMEAAHVALLTCSAASRDCVMLASFGTPPISPVPMQRDLLLRARGTLHDLPNHPRTHLLVLPTRSEWTAALLITLLDDLHVADPRPARLQDVAGLFGAALERAELLRNLSEREAHARSIIEALQEGVVLIQPDGNVTFLNDNARQMLRMPDNQTGRPLTELDFVDQHHLPISPERLPSSRALQGERIFGDIMGHQNGGAVTWWSVHATPLPTPVGGALQAVMSIQDVTHQINLQRELERQAARDELTGLPNRRSFAARLTAALDGSSEASLWAVLLLDLDHFKDVNDVMGHQVGDEVLEHVAARLTQLLGDQPQSMAARLSGDEFGMLIPVQSRQEAAVFADRVLQHLSEPVTVSGYDLHLAASIGVTVAPADGRTVRDLLRGADLAMYRAKGSGRNTLSLFDVELAQQRERRHQVSLELRSALERDALHLQYQPIQTLNEGRLVAVEALARWHSPVLGVVSPAEFIAVAEDTGQILKLGEWVLNAAVRQATAWWRSAGRRVRVSVNVSPLQFLHADFAQVTRAALRAAHLPAEMLQLEITESTVMRDVARTRRQCEELRAMGVRLALDDFGTGYSSLSTLHSLDFHLLKLDRSFVWGLEGDTRREALLRSVVTLAESLSMEIVAEGIETESQRRLLIELGCQLGQGFYLARPLNANDVEQVWGD, encoded by the coding sequence GTCAATCCAGCCGCCTTGAACGTGCTGGGCCGGCGGGCTCAGGAGTTGCTTGGCCAGGTCATCTGGGAGGTCTATCCCGATACCGTTGAGCGATTCGGACCGTTGTACCGCCGCGCCATGCACGAGGGCGTTGAGGTTCAATGTGAGGAGTACTACCCACCCCTCGATCTGTGGACACAATTGCGCATCTTTCCCACACCTGAAGGGATTGGCGTTCTATTCCGAGACGTTACCGAGCAGAAGCGGGCGAAGCAGTATCACGACAATCTCCTGGCGCTCAACGCGCTGCTCAACGCTGCAGCCACGCCGGACGAAGTGGCGCACGCCATCCTGCACTCAGCGCGGAGTGACTGGGGCCAGTACGGGGGTGTCATTGCGCTGACGGACGCGGCGGGGCAGACCCTTTCCCTGACCCACCACCTCGGGTACGAGGCACCATTGACGCAGCGCTGGGCGACCTTCTCAACCAACCTGGATCTGCCCATGGCGCACGTCCAGCGCACCGGTGAGCCGCTCTTCCTCACGGCTGAGGAGGCCCACGAGCGATTCGCGGACCTGCGCGCCCGAACGGGGTTTCACAGTCTCACCTGCCTGCCGCTCCAGGTGAACGGCGGCCCGGTCCTGGGAGTTCTGGCCTTCAGCTACGAGCAGCCACGCCGGTTCGATCAGCCCGAACGGACGTTTCTCACGACACTCGCCACGCACTGCGCTCAGGCTATTTCCCGCGCCCGGCTGTACGAGCAGGCGCGGCGGAACGAATTACGGTACCGGTTGCTTACAGAAGCGACGAGTGCGTTCACGTGGACATCCAATGCCGACCTCTGGATCACGGAGCCGCAGCCCACCTGGAGTGCGTACACGGGTCAGACGGACGAGCAGACACTGGGTGACGGCTGGCTGAATGCGATTCACCCGGCAGACCGTCCTGACCTGCACCGTCAGATGATCGAGGGGCAGCGCCAGGGTGGACCGTTCCGCCTGCACGCCCGCGTCCGCCGGGCAGACGGCGCGTACCGGGCAATCGTTTCGAATGTGATCCCGCTCCCGTCCCCGGCGCACGGCGGACCCGTGCTGATGGGCGTGGTCCAGGACGTGACGGAAGAACAGGAACGCGCTCAGGTGCTCGCGGAGCGGCACCGCCTGATTGAAGTGCTGGCCCACGACACCCAACCGGCGACCCTGGCCAACCGGATCATTCAGGAAACGGCAGGTCTGATGGAGGCTGCGCACGTCGCGCTCCTGACGTGCTCTGCTGCGTCCAGGGACTGTGTGATGCTGGCCTCCTTCGGGACGCCACCCATCAGCCCCGTTCCGATGCAGCGTGACCTGCTCCTACGGGCGCGCGGGACGCTGCATGACCTTCCCAACCATCCGCGCACCCACCTGCTCGTGCTGCCCACCCGCAGCGAGTGGACCGCCGCGCTGCTGATAACGCTTCTCGACGACCTTCACGTCGCTGACCCGCGGCCTGCCCGTCTGCAGGATGTGGCCGGGCTCTTCGGGGCAGCCCTGGAGCGCGCCGAACTCCTGCGGAACCTGTCTGAACGTGAAGCGCACGCCCGCTCCATTATCGAAGCGCTACAGGAGGGCGTCGTCCTGATCCAGCCGGACGGCAACGTAACTTTCCTGAACGACAACGCTCGGCAGATGCTGCGGATGCCTGACAATCAGACTGGGCGGCCGCTGACCGAACTCGACTTTGTCGATCAGCACCATCTCCCGATCTCGCCCGAACGTCTCCCCTCCAGCCGCGCGCTTCAGGGAGAACGGATCTTCGGGGACATTATGGGCCACCAGAACGGAGGGGCAGTCACCTGGTGGTCCGTCCATGCCACGCCACTCCCTACACCCGTGGGAGGGGCGCTGCAGGCAGTTATGTCCATTCAGGACGTGACCCACCAGATTAATCTCCAACGGGAACTGGAACGTCAAGCTGCCCGTGACGAATTGACCGGTCTTCCGAACAGGCGGTCCTTCGCGGCTCGCCTGACGGCGGCCCTCGACGGCAGCAGCGAAGCTTCCCTCTGGGCGGTCCTGCTGCTGGACCTCGATCACTTCAAAGACGTGAATGACGTGATGGGCCACCAGGTGGGTGATGAAGTCCTCGAACATGTGGCGGCCCGATTGACGCAACTTCTCGGGGATCAACCTCAGAGTATGGCCGCGAGGCTCAGTGGAGATGAGTTCGGCATGCTGATCCCGGTTCAGAGCAGACAGGAGGCGGCTGTCTTCGCCGACCGCGTCCTACAGCACCTGAGTGAACCGGTCACCGTGAGCGGATATGACCTTCACTTGGCGGCCAGTATTGGCGTGACCGTGGCCCCCGCGGACGGCCGCACGGTGCGGGATCTCCTGCGTGGTGCAGACCTGGCCATGTACCGGGCGAAAGGCAGCGGCCGGAATACCCTCAGCCTCTTCGACGTTGAGCTGGCTCAGCAGCGAGAACGGCGCCACCAGGTCAGCCTGGAACTACGCAGCGCGCTGGAGCGCGACGCGCTGCACCTCCAGTACCAGCCTATTCAGACCCTCAATGAGGGGCGCCTGGTCGCGGTTGAGGCACTGGCTCGCTGGCACAGTCCCGTGCTCGGTGTGGTCTCCCCAGCAGAGTTCATCGCGGTGGCGGAGGACACCGGGCAGATTCTCAAGCTGGGTGAATGGGTACTGAACGCCGCGGTCCGTCAGGCGACCGCATGGTGGCGCAGCGCGGGTCGTCGCGTTCGCGTCTCGGTGAATGTCAGCCCCCTCCAGTTCCTTCATGCCGATTTTGCGCAGGTGACGCGGGCGGCGCTGCGCGCAGCACACCTGCCCGCAGAGATGCTTCAACTCGAAATTACAGAAAGTACCGTCATGCGCGACGTGGCGCGAACCCGGCGTCAGTGTGAAGAACTCCGCGCGATGGGTGTTCGGCTTGCGCTGGATGATTTCGGTACCGGGTATTCCAGTCTCTCCACCCTCCACTCACTGGACTTTCACCTACTGAAGTTGGACCGATCATTCGTCTGGGGCCTGGAAGGCGACACGCGGCGGGAAGCCCTACTGCGCAGCGTGGTGACTCTGGCCGAGTCGCTCTCCATGGAGATTGTCGCCGAGGGC